A single Candidatus Fermentibacter sp. DNA region contains:
- a CDS encoding 8-oxo-dGTP diphosphatase, producing MKIGTLCYIRRNGRTLMMFRDRIPGDPHRGKWNGLGGKMEPGETPEECVIREVMEESGLALESPVLRGFLTFPAFEGDEDWYVFLFEASSPAGEPGDCREGRLELDGCRMESSSPHRSTEGEPWECREGRLEWIEDSRIPTLPLWEGDHLFMKWMEDGRFFSGRLAYGGGRLVSSGVVFYPREAAN from the coding sequence TTGAAGATCGGCACTCTCTGCTACATACGCCGCAACGGCCGCACGCTCATGATGTTCCGGGACAGGATCCCGGGCGATCCGCACCGGGGCAAGTGGAACGGCCTCGGAGGCAAGATGGAGCCGGGGGAGACCCCCGAGGAGTGCGTGATCCGCGAGGTGATGGAGGAGTCGGGGCTGGCCCTGGAATCGCCGGTGCTGAGAGGGTTCCTGACTTTCCCCGCCTTCGAGGGCGACGAGGACTGGTACGTGTTCCTCTTCGAGGCATCCTCCCCCGCAGGAGAACCGGGTGACTGCCGGGAAGGCCGGCTGGAGTTGGATGGATGCAGGATGGAAAGCTCTTCACCCCACAGATCGACGGAGGGAGAGCCCTGGGAGTGCCGGGAAGGCCGGCTGGAGTGGATCGAGGATTCGAGGATTCCGACCCTCCCGCTCTGGGAGGGGGATCATCTCTTCATGAAATGGATGGAGGACGGGCGGTTCTTCTCGGGCAGGCTGGCCTACGGCGGCGGCAGGCTCGTTTCGAGCGGCGTGGTCTTCTATCCCCGGGAGGCGGCGAATTGA
- a CDS encoding DUF4388 domain-containing protein, producing MALKGTLSDLGLVTLLQFPNSSRRSGLLSITVDNDQANLYYVDGNLVHATLGDLTGQQVLVEMVDWKDGTFTFETGVPSPEVTIKKDLHRLIMWALKERDEIKKAQAEAEQNALQHPDGHIYEQPLRDFVASSPSHVWASIIDSTGVIIARSDLPSDLSEIAPVIVKSVSAFVNSYPGGAPDRVIIEDGSRTLGLMSVDKKLVLLTVVKPDTKIGLMCIALGRLLDNVRKKE from the coding sequence ATGGCTCTCAAAGGCACACTGAGCGATCTCGGCCTCGTCACCCTGCTCCAGTTCCCCAACTCGAGCAGGAGATCGGGGCTTCTCTCGATCACTGTCGACAACGATCAGGCGAACCTCTATTACGTCGACGGAAACCTCGTGCACGCCACCCTCGGCGACCTGACGGGGCAGCAGGTCCTCGTCGAGATGGTCGACTGGAAGGACGGCACCTTCACATTCGAGACCGGCGTGCCGTCCCCCGAGGTGACCATCAAGAAGGACCTCCACAGGCTCATCATGTGGGCCCTGAAGGAGCGGGACGAGATCAAGAAGGCTCAGGCCGAGGCCGAACAGAACGCCCTCCAGCACCCCGACGGCCACATCTACGAGCAGCCCCTGCGCGACTTCGTCGCTTCGTCGCCGAGCCACGTCTGGGCGAGCATCATCGATTCGACAGGGGTGATCATCGCCAGGTCCGACCTGCCGAGCGACCTCTCCGAGATCGCCCCGGTGATCGTGAAGAGCGTGTCGGCCTTTGTGAACTCGTATCCCGGCGGGGCGCCCGACAGGGTGATCATCGAGGACGGCTCGAGGACTCTCGGGCTCATGTCGGTGGACAAGAAGCTGGTTCTGCTGACCGTCGTGAAGCCCGACACCAAGATCGGCCTGATGTGCATCGCCCTCGGCCGCCTTCTGGACAACGTCCGCAAGAAGGAGTGA
- the hypB gene encoding hydrogenase nickel incorporation protein HypB has protein sequence MTIRRIGRSVSEKNDLIASRNRSLLDGLEILGINLMSSPGSGKTTLLEALAGRFGPKLAVIEGDVSTRRDAERILDKGVKAWQIETGGACHLDAASVGSALQGLRLSKGVERFLVVENVGNLICPSSYDLGERLRAGLLSLPEGDDKVLKYPSLFSRIDLLLLTKKDLAPHLGFDTARAAMECRSINPGVKTIEVSALTGEGMDELAGFLEERYRSLWGA, from the coding sequence ATGACGATCCGGCGCATCGGCAGGAGCGTATCCGAGAAGAACGATCTGATCGCCTCCCGCAACAGGAGCCTGCTCGACGGCCTCGAGATCCTGGGCATCAACCTGATGAGCTCGCCCGGGTCGGGCAAGACGACCCTCCTCGAGGCTCTGGCCGGCAGGTTCGGCCCGAAGCTGGCCGTGATAGAGGGTGACGTGAGCACCCGCAGGGATGCCGAGCGGATACTGGACAAGGGTGTCAAGGCATGGCAGATCGAGACCGGGGGAGCCTGCCACCTCGATGCGGCATCGGTCGGCTCGGCCCTGCAGGGGCTCCGGCTCTCGAAGGGCGTCGAGCGCTTCCTCGTCGTCGAGAACGTGGGCAACCTGATCTGTCCGAGCTCCTACGACCTGGGCGAGAGGTTGAGGGCCGGACTGCTGTCCCTTCCCGAGGGCGACGACAAGGTGCTGAAGTATCCGTCCCTGTTCAGCAGGATCGACCTCCTCCTGCTGACCAAGAAGGACCTCGCACCCCATCTGGGGTTCGACACGGCACGCGCCGCCATGGAGTGCAGGAGCATAAACCCCGGCGTCAAGACGATAGAAGTCAGCGCCCTCACGGGCGAGGGGATGGACGAACTGGCCGGGTTCCTGGAGGAGCGCTACAGGTCGCTGTGGGGCGCCTGA
- a CDS encoding 4Fe-4S binding protein, which produces MIDIRIDDDACVGCSLCVEVCPTKVFEFDEKKARPVVKKPKECFGCLSCSEICPATAIVHEGAVHSENHYYDPGAVELSQKTADAAGGINFPDDAGIRRQAVGDLGIRLLSVASVFRQTLGGSLPAVGTMAGRTLATHLPRYHVPADFKEALAMVVGQLAPTWDLKAAYDGAESLKITAGTCFIRDLCRREGLELGGDLCVLFYNYLAGYLAKLSGVRLKLEKTSPGDTCAYEIKVIRKE; this is translated from the coding sequence ATGATAGACATAAGGATCGACGATGATGCCTGCGTCGGCTGCTCGCTCTGCGTGGAGGTCTGTCCGACGAAGGTGTTCGAATTCGACGAGAAGAAGGCCCGGCCGGTCGTCAAGAAGCCGAAGGAGTGCTTCGGCTGCCTGAGCTGTTCCGAGATATGCCCCGCTACGGCGATCGTACACGAGGGAGCGGTGCACTCCGAGAACCACTACTACGATCCGGGCGCAGTGGAGCTCTCGCAGAAGACCGCTGACGCAGCGGGGGGGATAAACTTCCCCGATGATGCAGGTATCCGCAGGCAGGCGGTGGGCGACCTCGGAATACGGCTGCTGTCGGTGGCTTCCGTGTTCAGGCAGACCCTGGGCGGCAGCCTGCCCGCGGTGGGCACCATGGCCGGCAGGACACTCGCGACGCACCTCCCGAGGTATCATGTGCCGGCCGACTTCAAGGAAGCGCTCGCGATGGTGGTGGGGCAGCTCGCGCCGACGTGGGACCTCAAGGCCGCGTATGACGGGGCCGAGAGCCTGAAGATAACCGCCGGGACATGCTTCATAAGGGATCTCTGCAGGCGCGAGGGGCTGGAGCTCGGGGGCGACCTGTGCGTGCTCTTCTACAACTACCTGGCGGGTTACCTCGCGAAGCTCTCCGGTGTGAGGCTGAAGCTGGAGAAGACCTCGCCCGGCGACACCTGCGCGTACGAGATCAAGGTGATCAGGAAGGAGTGA
- a CDS encoding prohibitin family protein, producing MFLFILAMILVLIGLALFMGGSGTRKGDDRVIRAYGTDRSPLRKLGGLALVVGLALLLMSCFVMIPSGHVGVVTIAGQVRMTSIPEGLHTKIPWSDIHLMSIRRQSESMSMNASTSTGVTVDIQMSLVYRLDPRMAPTIYQTVGSDYYAILIEPFINRTAKNILAMYNPEALYTLDRAGVNTQIEDSLTTLLAPLGIIVEQAPIENIDLPQTLRDAIVAKQEAEQEALRMEYVIQAQVLESERMRIEAQGIADYQSIVSTGLTDDLLSWKAIEVTGELAQSDNSVFVIVGDTENGLPMIYQPPAR from the coding sequence ATGTTCCTTTTCATACTCGCGATGATCCTCGTCCTGATCGGGCTCGCACTGTTCATGGGCGGTTCCGGGACCCGCAAGGGCGACGACAGGGTGATAAGGGCCTACGGGACCGACAGATCGCCGCTCCGCAAGCTCGGCGGGCTGGCGCTCGTCGTGGGTCTGGCCCTTCTCCTGATGTCCTGCTTCGTGATGATCCCCTCGGGACACGTGGGGGTGGTCACGATCGCAGGGCAGGTCAGGATGACCTCGATACCCGAGGGCCTGCACACCAAGATCCCCTGGTCGGACATCCACCTGATGTCCATCCGCAGGCAGTCCGAATCCATGTCGATGAACGCGTCCACCTCCACCGGCGTCACCGTCGACATCCAGATGAGCCTCGTCTACAGGCTCGACCCCCGGATGGCCCCGACCATCTACCAGACGGTGGGGTCGGACTACTACGCGATCCTGATCGAACCGTTCATCAACAGGACGGCCAAGAACATCCTCGCCATGTACAACCCGGAGGCGCTCTACACCCTCGACAGGGCCGGGGTCAACACGCAGATAGAGGACAGCCTCACGACACTGCTGGCCCCGCTCGGCATCATCGTCGAACAGGCCCCGATAGAGAACATCGACCTGCCCCAGACTCTCCGGGACGCGATAGTGGCCAAGCAGGAGGCCGAGCAGGAGGCCCTCCGGATGGAGTATGTCATCCAGGCCCAGGTGCTCGAATCCGAGAGGATGCGGATAGAGGCGCAGGGCATAGCGGACTACCAGAGCATAGTATCGACCGGTCTGACCGATGATCTGCTGTCCTGGAAGGCGATAGAGGTCACGGGCGAGCTGGCCCAGTCCGACAACAGCGTCTTCGTCATCGTGGGCGACACCGAAAACGGCCTGCCCATGATCTATCAGCCCCCTGCGCGCTGA
- a CDS encoding DnaA/Hda family protein, translating into MAEDPEPSPIPFDEFLRVCTDSGLITEDMSRRIHGFARAMGGVGSVPRMSGADSERLQSFENILSFDYPDNMTFDSYITTEENYYTCEILRTMAFIPRIWKAIAPVFIHAPTGQGKTHLLAATRNATSRKALLINTLDLETEFQHALSAGRERELRDWMIQHDLILIDDIQFTRGNRSFEKFVISVMNRMPRETHGIVISSDVEPSMLTGMDASLLSRLMSGITIKLEIVSKKGRREILEQFFKYTGMNLSDDVVDYLADTFTTNVRQLKAAARMVLARVLGTGSAMTVESTRALLGFMTERIGAELPELDEDLPMAPGGRTEYIVVEVEEEPERRNTGSGLEPFVIEPVNGAASSRRQQTAGSSDTPPKSVARRARVQPVRPVEPPPAPAATEDADEESGHTEEDFPVPMAVSKEKPHAPAVEKHVEQPSPARPAGSAQPAPPALKPAPSGRTAAPAGTPAEAAIAQQQAPAPDDALEPPRSGRRSARRFKEMLESADTVEKQTEALRLAVGERIRQLMESGANDIDIGKLQVTLKFLEKGDLESAMLSLKA; encoded by the coding sequence ATGGCGGAGGATCCCGAGCCGTCCCCGATCCCCTTCGACGAGTTCCTCCGGGTGTGCACGGATTCCGGCCTGATCACGGAGGACATGTCCAGGCGCATACACGGTTTCGCCCGCGCCATGGGAGGAGTGGGTTCGGTACCCCGGATGTCCGGCGCCGATTCGGAAAGGCTGCAGAGCTTCGAGAACATCCTCTCGTTCGACTATCCCGACAACATGACCTTCGACAGCTACATCACCACCGAGGAGAACTACTACACCTGCGAGATCCTCCGCACGATGGCGTTCATCCCGAGGATCTGGAAGGCCATCGCACCCGTGTTCATCCATGCCCCCACAGGGCAGGGCAAGACCCATCTGCTGGCCGCCACGCGCAACGCCACGTCCCGGAAGGCTCTTCTCATCAACACCCTGGACCTCGAGACGGAATTCCAGCACGCCCTGAGCGCCGGCAGGGAGCGCGAACTCCGCGACTGGATGATCCAGCACGACCTGATACTCATCGACGACATCCAGTTCACACGCGGCAACAGGAGCTTCGAGAAGTTCGTCATATCGGTGATGAACCGGATGCCGAGGGAGACCCACGGCATAGTCATCTCTTCCGACGTCGAACCATCCATGCTCACCGGGATGGACGCATCGCTCCTGTCGCGGCTGATGTCCGGGATCACCATCAAGCTCGAGATCGTGAGCAAGAAGGGGCGCCGGGAGATCCTGGAGCAGTTCTTCAAGTACACGGGCATGAACCTCTCGGACGACGTGGTAGACTACCTGGCCGACACCTTCACGACGAACGTCAGGCAGCTCAAGGCCGCGGCAAGGATGGTCCTCGCGAGGGTGCTCGGTACCGGCAGCGCCATGACCGTGGAGTCCACCAGGGCGCTCCTCGGCTTCATGACGGAGAGGATCGGCGCCGAACTGCCCGAACTCGACGAGGATCTTCCCATGGCTCCGGGAGGGAGGACCGAGTACATCGTCGTGGAGGTGGAGGAGGAGCCCGAACGCAGAAACACCGGATCGGGCCTGGAACCCTTCGTCATCGAACCGGTGAACGGCGCCGCCTCGTCCCGCAGGCAGCAGACAGCAGGCTCGAGCGATACCCCGCCCAAATCCGTGGCAAGGAGAGCCAGGGTGCAGCCCGTCCGGCCGGTCGAGCCGCCTCCTGCTCCCGCGGCAACGGAAGATGCGGATGAGGAATCCGGGCATACCGAAGAGGATTTCCCCGTCCCGATGGCGGTGTCGAAGGAGAAACCGCATGCTCCGGCCGTGGAGAAGCATGTGGAGCAGCCTTCGCCCGCCAGGCCGGCCGGGAGTGCGCAACCTGCACCCCCTGCACTGAAGCCTGCCCCGTCCGGAAGAACTGCAGCGCCCGCGGGAACGCCTGCGGAAGCTGCCATCGCGCAGCAGCAGGCGCCCGCCCCGGACGATGCGCTCGAGCCGCCGCGCTCGGGGCGCAGATCGGCGAGGAGATTCAAGGAGATGCTCGAGTCCGCGGACACCGTGGAGAAGCAGACCGAAGCCCTCCGCCTGGCCGTGGGCGAGAGGATCAGGCAGCTCATGGAGTCCGGAGCGAACGATATCGACATAGGCAAGCTCCAGGTCACGCTCAAGTTCCTCGAGAAGGGCGACCTGGAGTCGGCGATGCTCTCGCTCAAGGCGTGA
- a CDS encoding Ni/Fe hydrogenase subunit alpha gives MKKIVVDPVTRIEGHARIVLDTDDAGRVVRGHLQVLEIRGFEKLLEGMELFKMPLITGRICGVCPAAHHIASVNAIETGLGAKIPRDAELLRELMYMGHILHSHALSTFVLTGPDVLGGIGAKPEQRNVFALLKLEPEAIRKVLRLRSIGQKTVEIVGGRGVHPVTSIPGGLASRPSKEELASIAAWGGEALGIIEELTPLFMARLADLDELRGPAVLDFLPAALSNGGKVAYWNAPCVVRNRDGSQERSFTAREYADNLVEHVLDDSYMKSITLGGNPEKNLFVGPLARMLVNDGFSTPKATALLGAFRSRPRNSTLDNLEARLVESVHTAERMAAIAGSELGDGPIRIELHPGPGRYIGMVEAPRGILIHDYTADDAGRISAANLIVATQGNYDAIDKSITGMAEHLIGGKDDEKLMNGVEFALRCYDPCLACATHAAGRMPLEIEIRHRGRLVRSVTRREERA, from the coding sequence ATGAAGAAGATAGTGGTCGATCCGGTCACGAGGATCGAGGGGCATGCCCGCATCGTCCTCGATACGGACGACGCGGGCCGCGTGGTCAGGGGCCATCTGCAGGTCCTCGAGATAAGGGGTTTCGAGAAGCTCCTCGAGGGCATGGAGCTCTTCAAGATGCCCCTGATCACGGGCAGGATCTGCGGGGTCTGCCCCGCCGCGCACCATATCGCGTCCGTGAATGCGATCGAGACCGGACTCGGGGCGAAGATCCCCAGGGATGCCGAACTGCTGCGCGAACTGATGTACATGGGCCACATCCTGCACTCCCACGCCCTCAGCACTTTCGTGCTCACGGGGCCGGACGTGCTGGGCGGCATAGGTGCGAAGCCGGAGCAGCGGAACGTGTTCGCCCTCCTCAAGCTCGAACCGGAAGCCATAAGGAAGGTCCTCCGACTCAGGAGCATCGGCCAGAAGACCGTCGAGATCGTCGGCGGCAGGGGGGTGCACCCCGTGACCTCCATCCCCGGGGGGCTGGCCAGCAGACCGTCGAAGGAGGAGCTCGCCTCGATAGCGGCATGGGGCGGCGAAGCCTTGGGCATCATCGAGGAGCTGACCCCTCTCTTCATGGCCAGGCTGGCGGATCTCGACGAACTGCGCGGGCCTGCGGTGCTCGACTTCCTGCCGGCGGCTCTCAGCAACGGCGGGAAGGTGGCGTACTGGAACGCACCGTGCGTCGTGAGGAACCGCGACGGCAGCCAGGAGAGGTCCTTCACCGCCCGTGAATACGCCGACAACCTGGTCGAACACGTTCTGGACGACTCCTACATGAAGTCGATCACCCTCGGCGGGAACCCGGAGAAGAACCTCTTCGTGGGCCCCCTGGCGAGGATGCTGGTCAACGACGGCTTCTCGACCCCGAAGGCCACCGCGCTCCTGGGCGCATTCCGGAGCAGGCCCCGGAACTCCACCCTCGACAACCTCGAGGCCCGCCTCGTGGAGTCCGTGCATACCGCCGAGAGGATGGCCGCGATAGCCGGGAGCGAGCTGGGCGACGGCCCGATCCGCATCGAGCTGCACCCCGGCCCGGGCAGATACATCGGCATGGTGGAGGCGCCGAGGGGCATCCTGATACACGACTACACGGCCGACGACGCGGGGAGGATCTCCGCCGCGAACCTGATAGTCGCCACGCAGGGCAACTACGACGCCATCGACAAGTCGATCACCGGGATGGCGGAGCACCTCATCGGCGGGAAGGACGACGAGAAGCTGATGAACGGGGTCGAATTCGCCCTCCGGTGCTACGATCCCTGCCTGGCCTGCGCGACCCATGCCGCCGGGAGGATGCCCCTCGAGATCGAGATAAGGCATCGCGGCAGGCTCGTCCGCAGCGTGACCCGGAGGGAGGAGCGGGCATGA
- a CDS encoding hydrogenase maturation protease, translating into MIPAGASRLAVAGIGNTLAGDDGAGIRVLEALEALLGDERPPGVLLVRIEGDLLDVTDLLGEADHIIFLDAVAASPPGRLIRSVSARRAFAPSFHQTDIGTLMARLEPLGLVKVFPSWEIRGIAIDPPTILGEGLSPAVAEAAERLAGSLAREILAR; encoded by the coding sequence GTGATCCCCGCAGGGGCTTCGAGGCTCGCTGTCGCGGGCATCGGGAACACTCTGGCCGGCGACGACGGGGCGGGGATCAGGGTCCTCGAGGCGCTCGAAGCGCTCCTGGGGGACGAGCGTCCCCCGGGAGTGCTCCTGGTCCGCATCGAGGGAGACCTCCTCGATGTGACGGATCTCCTGGGCGAGGCCGATCACATCATCTTCCTCGACGCAGTGGCGGCATCGCCGCCGGGGAGGCTGATCCGTTCGGTCTCCGCGAGGCGGGCGTTCGCCCCCTCCTTCCATCAGACCGACATCGGCACGCTCATGGCCAGGCTCGAACCCCTGGGACTGGTGAAGGTCTTCCCTTCCTGGGAGATACGGGGCATCGCGATAGACCCCCCGACCATACTGGGGGAGGGGCTCTCGCCGGCGGTGGCCGAAGCTGCAGAGAGACTGGCGGGATCGCTCGCCCGCGAGATCCTCGCTCGATGA
- a CDS encoding radical SAM protein: MPASPATDWFVLESTPLCNLGCRYCCNPWSARDAAPPPADPATAFRAAERMASIPARGVTVSGGEPCLRDDLSLLVGILARSVPEVHLATNGTLLDGSAAGSLAGSGLAAFQISLPAARPPTFEGLCGCGSIDRVLRGISAAASTGLPVSAALPLCSPNWAETGDVLRLAFASGASSFQIIPLAPGGRASGAWSELRPSRDMIRGALDMAVEGASVAGIPVYTGIPIRGCSMGGSLPEGLVNTGCTGAGPKWAVDPWGRLRPCEQVPLTLGDFLAESFGSMASSQAALEFRALPQSCRGCGEAAACRGGCRAAAPEEHQRHGAGVRGSPTPP, from the coding sequence GTGCCCGCTAGCCCGGCGACGGACTGGTTCGTCCTCGAATCGACGCCCCTGTGCAACCTCGGGTGCAGGTACTGCTGCAACCCGTGGAGCGCCAGGGACGCAGCCCCTCCACCTGCCGATCCCGCGACGGCCTTCCGCGCCGCGGAACGAATGGCTTCGATTCCTGCCAGAGGAGTCACAGTGTCGGGGGGAGAACCATGCCTGAGGGACGACCTGTCACTGCTCGTCGGCATCCTCGCCCGTTCCGTCCCGGAAGTGCATCTCGCGACCAACGGCACCCTGCTGGACGGAAGTGCGGCCGGCTCCCTCGCCGGTTCGGGGCTGGCCGCCTTCCAGATATCCCTCCCCGCGGCGCGTCCTCCGACATTCGAAGGCCTTTGCGGGTGCGGCTCGATCGACAGGGTGCTCCGGGGCATCTCGGCAGCGGCCTCCACAGGACTCCCGGTGTCGGCGGCCCTGCCCCTCTGCTCGCCCAACTGGGCCGAGACCGGTGATGTCCTGAGGCTGGCATTCGCATCGGGAGCCTCATCGTTCCAGATCATCCCCCTGGCCCCGGGCGGAAGGGCCTCGGGAGCATGGTCCGAACTCCGCCCATCCCGCGACATGATCCGCGGCGCACTCGACATGGCCGTGGAGGGGGCTTCGGTCGCCGGCATCCCGGTCTACACCGGCATCCCGATCAGAGGATGCTCGATGGGAGGATCGCTTCCCGAGGGTCTCGTCAACACGGGATGCACCGGGGCAGGCCCGAAATGGGCGGTGGACCCGTGGGGCAGGCTCAGGCCGTGCGAGCAGGTGCCGCTTACGCTCGGGGATTTCCTGGCGGAGAGCTTCGGATCCATGGCGTCGTCGCAGGCGGCACTCGAGTTCAGAGCCCTGCCGCAGTCCTGCCGGGGATGCGGCGAGGCCGCGGCATGCAGGGGAGGCTGCAGGGCCGCGGCCCCGGAGGAACATCAGCGCCATGGCGCGGGGGTCAGGGGTTCACCGACACCCCCATGA
- a CDS encoding copper homeostasis protein CutC codes for MGIGIGIEVAAGSVPDALSAASCGAGRIEFCSRLSCGGVTPSMSDVRRVLREAGIPVVVLVRPRPGGFVYSPGEIATTVRSIRECASRGVSGIATGALDEFSGIDGKAVSALVGAAGCVPVVFHRAFDRVPDKPAALEMLIDLGVSRVLTSGGPPAAADGAGTIAALVEQAGGRIEILPGGGIGSQNAAALAGLTGWIHGSFSDRRGVSGEPVFDPVEFGRVLSALGRSPQAPHSDL; via the coding sequence ATGGGCATCGGTATCGGTATCGAGGTGGCCGCAGGATCGGTACCCGATGCCCTTTCCGCGGCATCCTGCGGCGCCGGCCGGATAGAGTTCTGCTCGCGCCTCTCGTGCGGAGGCGTAACTCCCTCGATGTCAGACGTGCGCAGGGTCCTGCGGGAGGCCGGCATTCCCGTGGTCGTCCTGGTCAGGCCGCGGCCGGGCGGCTTCGTGTACTCCCCCGGAGAGATCGCCACGACCGTCCGGAGCATCCGCGAATGCGCATCCCGGGGGGTTTCCGGGATCGCGACAGGGGCGCTCGACGAATTCTCGGGCATCGACGGGAAGGCGGTATCGGCCCTGGTGGGCGCGGCCGGATGCGTGCCGGTGGTGTTCCACAGGGCCTTCGACCGTGTGCCCGACAAGCCGGCAGCCCTCGAGATGCTCATCGACCTGGGGGTGTCGAGGGTCCTCACCTCGGGCGGCCCGCCGGCCGCGGCCGACGGGGCGGGCACGATAGCCGCGCTGGTGGAGCAGGCCGGAGGGCGGATCGAAATCCTGCCGGGAGGCGGGATCGGATCGCAGAATGCTGCGGCGCTGGCCGGACTGACGGGATGGATCCACGGATCCTTCTCGGATCGCCGGGGCGTATCGGGCGAACCGGTGTTCGATCCTGTTGAGTTCGGGCGGGTGCTCAGCGCCCTGGGGCGCTCCCCTCAGGCGCCCCACAGCGACCTGTAG